The DNA sequence ACGGTCAATGGAAGTGTAAGTCTGAAGAGGTGGAAATAATGATAAGGCCAGACGATGTAGATTTTGAGCCAGATCCACAGGGAGAAGCGGTCATAGTGGAAGTGGAATTTTTAGGTGCAGACATCATCTACAGTATATCCCTACCAGAAGGCAAGCTCATTCACTCAGTAAAGACCTCAAGGGAACTCTATCCTGTGGGCACAAAGGTTAGGGTAAAGATTGACCCTAATCACCTTGTGATCTTTTAAATAGAGTATAATTTTTAAGCCCGAGGAGGTTTTAGAATGGCAGCTTTAAACTCAAACGGTTTTGTTTTAACCACGGTGGATGAGCTTTTGAGCTGGGCTAGAAGAAACGCTTTATGGCCCGTAACCATAGGGCTTGCCTGCTGTGCTATAGAGATGATGCATACTGCAGCTTCTCGATTTGACTTGGACAGATTGGGTGTTATATTCAGAGCTTCTCCAAGGCAGGCGGACCTACTCATCGTGGCGGGAACAGTGGTAAATAAAGTGGCACCTATGCTAAAGCTTATTTGGGAGCAGATGCCAGACCCCAAATGGTGCATATCCATGGGTGGATGCGCCTCCGCTGGTGGTCCATTCCCTACCTATTCCACCCTTCAAGGCGTAGATAGGATAATTCCAGTGGATGTTTATATACCAGGTTGTCCTCCCCATCCTCAGGGACTTATCTACGGCATACTCCAGCTTCAGAAAAAGATAAAACAGATGGGTGTCAGAAAATACGATAAAGCCTTTG is a window from the Thermocrinis sp. genome containing:
- a CDS encoding NADH-quinone oxidoreductase subunit B family protein, which translates into the protein MAALNSNGFVLTTVDELLSWARRNALWPVTIGLACCAIEMMHTAASRFDLDRLGVIFRASPRQADLLIVAGTVVNKVAPMLKLIWEQMPDPKWCISMGGCASAGGPFPTYSTLQGVDRIIPVDVYIPGCPPHPQGLIYGILQLQKKIKQMGVRKYDKAFEEFNKDIQRQGLIPREVEV